A genomic region of Rhodococcus oxybenzonivorans contains the following coding sequences:
- a CDS encoding transposase, whose amino-acid sequence MLVDAGYCSNENLTEPGPDRLIATGKSRDLEAAASEQPADGPSPADADPIRARTHRLRTEEGITTYRKRSHIAETPFAHAKHNLGFRRFIGRGLDRATSEWSFHAAVHNIGKILTRLTGDPLPATG is encoded by the coding sequence ATGCTCGTCGACGCCGGGTACTGCTCGAACGAGAACCTCACCGAACCGGGCCCGGACCGGTTGATCGCGACCGGCAAATCCCGCGACCTCGAGGCCGCCGCCAGCGAGCAACCCGCCGACGGTCCATCACCGGCCGATGCCGACCCGATCCGCGCGAGGACCCACCGGCTGCGCACCGAAGAAGGAATCACGACATACCGCAAACGCTCCCACATCGCCGAAACCCCGTTCGCCCACGCGAAACACAACCTCGGATTCCGCCGATTCATCGGCCGCGGACTCGACCGGGCGACCAGTGAATGGTCCTTCCACGCCGCCGTGCACAACATCGGCAAGATCCTCACCCGCCTGACCGGCGATCCCCTCCCGGCCACCGGATAG
- a CDS encoding alcohol dehydrogenase yields the protein MRKMKAVEVRQPGGPLQLVERDVPKPGTGQVLIKVQACGICHSDVFTKEGLWPGLRFPRVPGHEIAGIIDAVGSGVDDWKPGQRVGVGWHGGHCGSCEPCRRGDFVLCQRALVPGISYDGGYAEYMVSPVEALAWLPDDLSDLEAAPLMCAGITTFNALRNSGARPGDVVAILGVGGLGHLGVQFATKMGFETVAIARGKDKEALAKKLGARHYIDSGAQNVAEALTALGGAKVILATVTSGKAMSATAGGLGLDGKLIMVGISEEPVEVPIAQFIMGRHSVQGWPSGTSADSQDTLAFSALAGVRPMIEEFPLERAAEAYDHMMSGGARFRVVLKTG from the coding sequence ATGAGAAAGATGAAAGCAGTGGAAGTAAGACAGCCTGGAGGGCCTCTGCAACTCGTAGAGCGCGACGTCCCCAAGCCCGGAACGGGACAGGTTCTCATCAAGGTGCAGGCTTGCGGGATCTGCCACAGCGACGTTTTCACCAAGGAGGGATTGTGGCCCGGCCTCCGGTTTCCCCGTGTTCCTGGACATGAAATTGCCGGGATCATCGATGCGGTCGGTTCGGGCGTGGACGACTGGAAACCGGGCCAACGGGTCGGCGTGGGGTGGCACGGAGGACATTGCGGCAGTTGCGAACCATGCCGCCGAGGCGATTTTGTCCTCTGCCAGCGCGCGCTTGTGCCGGGCATTAGCTATGACGGGGGCTATGCCGAGTACATGGTCTCTCCTGTAGAAGCCTTGGCGTGGCTTCCGGACGACCTCTCTGATCTTGAGGCGGCCCCCCTGATGTGCGCCGGCATCACCACCTTCAATGCGCTTCGTAACAGCGGGGCGCGACCCGGCGATGTGGTCGCCATCCTCGGCGTCGGCGGTCTTGGACATTTGGGTGTGCAATTTGCGACCAAGATGGGCTTCGAGACAGTGGCGATCGCCAGGGGGAAAGACAAAGAGGCGTTGGCAAAGAAATTGGGCGCCCGCCACTACATCGACAGCGGCGCACAGAATGTGGCAGAGGCGCTCACCGCCCTCGGCGGGGCGAAGGTCATCCTAGCGACCGTCACAAGCGGCAAGGCAATGAGTGCCACTGCCGGCGGGCTCGGCCTCGACGGGAAACTGATTATGGTCGGCATCTCGGAGGAGCCGGTAGAGGTGCCCATCGCCCAGTTCATTATGGGACGACATTCAGTTCAGGGCTGGCCGTCGGGGACCTCGGCGGACTCGCAGGATACCTTAGCCTTCAGCGCCCTGGCGGGCGTCAGGCCGATGATCGAGGAGTTCCCACTCGAACGCGCGGCTGAAGCCTACGACCACATGATGAGCGGAGGAGCACGGTTCAGGGTGGTGTTAAAGACCGGCTAA
- the styC gene encoding styrene-oxide isomerase StyC: MQIQQLQRTMAGHGVLMIFSTLISGVLLWIKLLGGWEVRPGRIVRFDIPGTEEGWARAHTGPVLNGVMVIAVAWVMPFTGLKEKLANRLGWIVVLDGWSNVLFYFFGNLTKSRALSFGSNRHGKTNIFGVLGLGPAYFFGVLAAIALPIIGWNAIKNANSTTTEGPISDPPATRLSGLP; the protein is encoded by the coding sequence ATGCAAATACAACAACTGCAACGAACAATGGCCGGCCACGGGGTCCTGATGATCTTCTCGACCCTCATCTCCGGCGTGCTGTTATGGATCAAGCTGCTCGGGGGATGGGAAGTGCGGCCCGGCCGTATCGTCCGATTCGACATTCCCGGGACCGAAGAGGGTTGGGCCCGTGCTCATACCGGCCCGGTTCTCAACGGGGTGATGGTGATTGCGGTCGCCTGGGTCATGCCGTTCACCGGCCTGAAAGAGAAGCTGGCCAATCGGCTGGGATGGATCGTCGTCCTCGATGGCTGGTCTAACGTGCTCTTCTACTTCTTCGGGAACCTCACGAAGAGCCGCGCCCTGAGTTTCGGATCCAATCGCCACGGCAAGACCAACATCTTCGGAGTCCTCGGCCTCGGCCCCGCGTACTTCTTCGGAGTGCTGGCCGCGATCGCGCTGCCGATCATCGGTTGGAACGCGATCAAGAACGCGAATTCGACCACGACCGAGGGGCCGATATCGGATCCACCCGCGACACGGCTGAGCGGGCTACCCTGA
- a CDS encoding helix-turn-helix domain-containing protein, producing MSALFSCNDLPAHQQFDAWRETVSNAFVPLDAKSHTTGPFHGELLTEAVGSLQVSEVSGGAVEVCRTPDAIRRSDPGYLKLGMQIRGYCVLTQDDREAALTPGDFSIYDTRRPYQVCFERDFAQLVVMFPHELIHLRPDALDEMTARRVSGRRGIGGLVSKFLVGMAEQLRGVEELTANQHLSNGVLNLLAAALSEQLGCESNVPPETHRAALILQIKAFVDARLYDPELSSHLIARAHNISPRYLQKMFEGEGTTVTEWIRRRRLENCRRDLVDPRLSTTPIATIAAQWGLLDSSYFSKLFKTTYGMPPREFRSQAERPVVDAAGTSTQNYSHAD from the coding sequence GTGAGTGCCCTCTTTTCGTGCAACGATCTGCCCGCCCACCAACAGTTCGATGCCTGGCGTGAGACGGTCTCCAACGCGTTCGTGCCACTGGACGCGAAGTCCCACACCACCGGCCCGTTCCATGGTGAACTTCTGACCGAGGCGGTCGGTTCGCTGCAGGTTTCCGAGGTCAGCGGAGGGGCTGTGGAGGTGTGCCGGACACCGGATGCGATCCGGCGCTCGGATCCGGGCTACCTGAAGTTGGGGATGCAGATCCGCGGCTACTGCGTCTTGACCCAGGACGATCGGGAGGCCGCCCTGACCCCGGGGGATTTCAGCATCTACGACACCAGACGGCCGTACCAGGTCTGCTTCGAGAGGGACTTCGCGCAGTTGGTGGTGATGTTCCCCCACGAGTTGATCCATCTGCGGCCGGACGCCCTCGACGAGATGACGGCCAGGAGGGTCTCCGGCCGCCGGGGGATCGGCGGCCTGGTCTCGAAGTTCCTCGTCGGGATGGCCGAACAGTTGCGGGGCGTCGAAGAGCTGACGGCAAACCAACACCTGTCCAATGGGGTGCTCAATCTGCTCGCGGCGGCGCTGTCCGAGCAACTCGGCTGCGAATCGAATGTGCCGCCCGAGACACACCGGGCTGCTCTGATTTTGCAGATCAAGGCCTTCGTCGATGCCCGGCTTTACGACCCGGAGCTCAGTTCACACCTCATCGCCCGCGCCCACAACATCTCGCCGCGCTATCTGCAGAAGATGTTCGAGGGTGAAGGGACCACCGTAACGGAGTGGATCCGCAGGCGACGTCTCGAGAACTGTCGCCGCGATCTCGTCGACCCACGGCTCAGTACGACACCGATCGCGACGATCGCCGCGCAGTGGGGACTTCTCGATTCGTCGTACTTTTCGAAGCTATTCAAGACTACGTACGGGATGCCACCGCGGGAGTTCCGATCGCAGGCGGAACGCCCCGTAGTCGATGCCGCTGGTACGTCTACGCAGAACTACTCGCACGCAGACTGA
- a CDS encoding AraC family transcriptional regulator, whose translation MHDPSRAAGDTTGVPEPESKRRVSAFDTCRLDEAQAALGQTYYPHRLDQLTTDPDLTMSLRTVRLGPLTLGRLSYGAEVSLDFGELENAYHVSIPLSGRVETQTGRQTNIFTPERACIYLPHQPTRITRWSADGVQYGIKFDRDYLEAELRALLGRPARTPVTFDPVLDLSSREGASWLALVRTLTADLDEDHSLLYNPLMSGQLVNALTTGLLLAAKHEHRDLLVSPAPEARPRTIKLAIDAMHAHPEEAWTVRGLAELVGVSVRTLQDGFARYVGISPVTYLRDLRLERAHQDLIQADARHDAVADVAYRWGFRHLGRFAADYRRRYGQSPSQTLATT comes from the coding sequence ATGCACGACCCATCGCGCGCAGCGGGTGACACAACGGGCGTACCCGAGCCTGAATCGAAGCGCCGGGTATCGGCGTTCGACACCTGCCGCCTCGACGAAGCCCAGGCAGCCCTCGGTCAGACGTACTACCCGCACCGACTGGACCAGCTCACCACGGACCCCGACCTCACCATGTCGCTGCGCACGGTCCGGCTCGGTCCACTGACCCTTGGGCGACTGTCGTACGGAGCGGAAGTCAGCCTGGACTTCGGTGAGCTCGAAAACGCCTACCACGTGAGTATTCCGCTGTCGGGCCGCGTCGAGACGCAGACCGGCCGACAGACCAACATCTTCACTCCCGAGCGCGCATGCATCTACCTGCCACACCAGCCGACCCGGATCACGCGGTGGAGCGCGGACGGCGTCCAATACGGCATCAAGTTCGACCGCGACTACCTCGAAGCCGAGCTGCGCGCCCTCCTCGGCCGTCCCGCCCGTACGCCGGTGACGTTCGACCCGGTACTCGACCTGTCCAGCCGAGAGGGTGCCAGCTGGTTGGCGCTGGTCCGGACCCTTACCGCTGACCTGGACGAAGACCACAGCCTGCTCTACAACCCGCTGATGTCCGGCCAGCTGGTAAACGCGTTGACCACCGGTCTGCTGCTGGCGGCGAAGCATGAGCACCGCGACCTGCTGGTCTCGCCGGCACCGGAGGCCCGGCCGCGCACCATCAAGCTGGCCATCGATGCGATGCACGCCCATCCCGAGGAGGCATGGACCGTCCGCGGGCTGGCGGAATTGGTCGGCGTCAGCGTGCGCACCCTGCAGGACGGATTTGCGCGGTACGTCGGTATCTCGCCGGTGACCTATCTCCGGGACCTCCGGCTCGAGCGCGCCCATCAGGACCTGATTCAGGCGGATGCGCGTCACGATGCGGTCGCCGATGTGGCCTACCGCTGGGGTTTTCGGCACCTCGGCCGATTCGCCGCCGACTACCGCAGGCGGTACGGGCAGTCGCCGTCGCAAACCCTGGCCACGACGTAG
- the styA gene encoding styrene monooxygenase subunit StyA, with protein MSKRIAIVGAGTAGLHLGLYLNEKGIDATIFTDRRPEEYANVRLLNTVAHHSVTVAHEDDLGVNHWPNDGYFGHYYYIGVPSMPIEFYGDYAKPSRAVDYRIYLPQLMQDFEERGGKIEYRPVGVEDLTDLSDEYDLVVVGTGKGGLGQLFARDEQTSPFSEPQRQLCVGLFKGIAEPETRAVTFYIAPGAGEMIEIPTVTFCGHSTALVMENHPGGDLEILAKTHYDDDPRAFLDLLLEKLRTHYPTLVERIDVEEFDLANGPLDILQGGVTPTVRHGHIRLANGKLAVLLGDAHATVDPMLGQGGNMASYAAHVLGEEIAGHEVFDELFCERVDARRANRVLGATRWTNYMLTNLRTLPNELVELLGAVSLDRKLADKFTDNFNYPEAQWDVFSSPENMKAWVEQNSTGAAEESERPFAEAGAQS; from the coding sequence ATGAGCAAGCGAATCGCCATCGTCGGAGCCGGAACCGCTGGCCTGCACCTCGGTCTGTACCTGAACGAGAAGGGGATCGACGCAACGATTTTCACGGATCGGAGGCCCGAGGAGTACGCGAATGTGCGGCTGCTCAACACGGTGGCGCATCACTCGGTGACCGTTGCGCACGAGGATGACCTCGGCGTCAATCACTGGCCGAACGACGGCTACTTCGGTCACTACTACTACATCGGCGTCCCCTCGATGCCGATCGAGTTCTACGGAGATTACGCCAAGCCCAGTCGAGCGGTGGACTACCGGATCTACCTGCCGCAGTTGATGCAGGACTTCGAAGAACGCGGCGGCAAGATCGAGTACCGGCCGGTCGGCGTCGAGGACCTCACCGACCTCTCGGACGAATACGACCTCGTCGTCGTGGGCACCGGCAAGGGTGGACTCGGCCAACTCTTCGCGCGAGACGAGCAGACTTCCCCGTTCAGCGAGCCGCAGCGTCAGCTGTGTGTGGGCCTGTTCAAGGGCATCGCCGAGCCGGAAACCCGCGCCGTCACCTTCTACATCGCGCCTGGTGCCGGAGAGATGATCGAAATCCCCACGGTGACCTTCTGCGGTCACTCGACAGCGTTGGTGATGGAGAATCACCCCGGTGGCGATCTGGAGATCCTCGCCAAGACCCATTATGACGATGACCCGCGCGCCTTCCTCGATCTCCTGCTCGAAAAGCTCCGCACTCACTACCCGACCCTCGTGGAGCGGATCGACGTGGAGGAGTTCGATCTGGCCAACGGTCCATTGGACATCCTCCAGGGCGGGGTGACGCCGACGGTGCGCCACGGCCACATCAGGCTCGCCAACGGCAAACTCGCCGTCCTGCTCGGCGACGCCCACGCGACGGTCGACCCGATGCTGGGCCAGGGCGGCAACATGGCCTCGTACGCTGCGCATGTTCTGGGCGAGGAGATTGCCGGCCACGAGGTGTTCGACGAACTGTTCTGTGAGCGTGTCGACGCGCGCCGCGCGAACCGTGTCCTCGGCGCCACTAGGTGGACCAACTACATGCTGACCAACCTGAGGACTCTTCCCAATGAACTGGTGGAACTCCTCGGCGCGGTCAGCCTGGATCGGAAGTTGGCCGACAAGTTCACCGACAACTTCAACTACCCCGAGGCCCAGTGGGATGTCTTCTCGAGCCCGGAGAACATGAAGGCCTGGGTCGAGCAGAACAGCACCGGCGCCGCAGAGGAGTCCGAGCGTCCTTTCGCGGAGGCGGGAGCGCAGTCATGA
- the styB gene encoding styrene monooxygenase NADH-dependent flavin reductase subunit StyB, with product MTRTAQAHPEAAPTAPAPVDTVADSIQFRTSVALFATGIAVVTMDDGAGGVHGATINSFTSISLDPPTVMISLKPGYAHELISKSGWYGVSVLSESQQQHSRYFCGRRDADWIPEFVAGDYVSTLLGSLARFECKVFDTIDVHDHTLFLARVTRCESEDGSPLMFFASTYHQPVLGDR from the coding sequence ATGACCCGCACCGCGCAAGCGCATCCCGAGGCGGCGCCCACCGCGCCTGCGCCCGTCGACACGGTCGCCGACTCGATTCAGTTCCGCACGTCGGTGGCCCTGTTCGCCACCGGGATCGCGGTGGTGACGATGGATGACGGAGCCGGCGGAGTCCATGGTGCCACCATCAACAGTTTCACCTCGATCAGTCTCGATCCCCCGACCGTGATGATCTCACTCAAACCCGGGTACGCCCACGAGCTGATCTCCAAGAGCGGTTGGTACGGCGTCTCCGTCCTCAGCGAGAGCCAGCAGCAACATTCGCGCTACTTCTGCGGCCGCCGGGATGCGGATTGGATTCCGGAATTTGTTGCGGGCGACTATGTTTCCACGCTGCTCGGAAGCCTGGCGCGGTTCGAATGCAAGGTCTTCGACACGATCGACGTGCACGACCACACCCTCTTCCTGGCCCGCGTCACGCGCTGTGAATCCGAGGACGGCTCCCCGCTGATGTTCTTCGCGAGCACCTACCACCAACCTGTTCTGGGCGATCGCTGA
- the styC gene encoding styrene-oxide isomerase StyC, whose translation MKTLERKMYGHGVLMIFSTLVFGLFLWMNLVGGFEIVPGYIIHFNIPGSPEGWAKAHMGPALNGMMVIAVAVVLPRLAFPLKTAKRLGYIVVLDGWSNVCFYFFGNFAPSRGLSFGSNRLGETNIFGIIALAPAYIFGVLALGALAIIGWKALRQNTAEDRALESANA comes from the coding sequence ATGAAAACCCTCGAACGGAAGATGTACGGTCACGGTGTGCTGATGATCTTCAGCACCCTGGTGTTCGGCCTGTTCCTGTGGATGAATCTCGTCGGCGGATTCGAGATCGTCCCGGGATACATCATCCACTTCAATATCCCGGGCTCGCCGGAAGGGTGGGCGAAGGCGCACATGGGGCCGGCCCTCAACGGCATGATGGTCATCGCGGTCGCCGTGGTCCTACCCAGGCTCGCCTTCCCGCTCAAGACCGCGAAACGGCTCGGCTACATCGTCGTTCTCGACGGATGGTCGAACGTCTGCTTCTACTTCTTCGGCAACTTCGCTCCCAGCCGCGGACTGAGCTTCGGCTCCAACCGGCTCGGCGAGACAAACATCTTCGGCATCATTGCCCTCGCCCCGGCGTACATCTTCGGTGTCCTCGCCCTCGGCGCCCTGGCCATCATCGGCTGGAAGGCGCTGCGGCAGAACACCGCCGAGGACCGCGCACTCGAATCTGCGAATGCCTGA
- the styD gene encoding phenylacetaldehyde dehydrogenase StyD — MTTVDALPGLATALPAGTPTELFVNGRWQPASDGSTFTNLNPATEQILTEVSAGTPQDIDGAVRAARAQLVGDWGSLPGVARGQILNKIADLIERDIEILATLEALDVGKPVGQPKMLDVPNAAATFRHFAGWADKVTGSVIPTAGYFGKPTHSYTVREPVGVIGAIIPWNTPLMIAAWKLAPALACGNTVVVKPPEEAPLSILHLGKLLEEAGLPPGTVNIVPGNGPVTGNALVEHPDVDKISFTGSPFVGRLIQQKAADTFKRVTLELGGKSPQIILDDADVEAAVQGTAMGLFFNQGEVCAAGTRVLVQRSLYSDVVDALSAAADAQVLGDPFDPSTTLGALVSAKQRDTVLSYIEQGKKEGAKVAAGGTRPDHPGYFVRPTIFANANNNMTIAREEIFGPVGTVIPFDEPEEAIRLANDTKYGLAASIWTQDVSRAHTLSRTVRAGAVWVNGWAAIDPALPWGGMKTSGIGRELGYAGILANTEEKVITIVL, encoded by the coding sequence ATGACCACAGTAGATGCCCTCCCCGGTCTGGCCACCGCGCTGCCGGCCGGCACACCGACCGAACTGTTCGTCAACGGCCGCTGGCAGCCGGCGTCCGACGGCAGCACCTTCACCAACCTCAACCCTGCCACTGAACAGATCCTTACCGAGGTGTCCGCCGGAACACCGCAAGACATCGACGGGGCCGTCCGCGCCGCCCGCGCCCAATTGGTCGGTGACTGGGGGTCCCTGCCCGGCGTCGCGCGTGGGCAGATTCTCAACAAGATCGCCGACCTGATCGAACGGGACATCGAGATCCTTGCGACGCTCGAGGCGCTCGATGTCGGAAAGCCGGTCGGTCAGCCGAAGATGCTCGACGTCCCCAACGCGGCGGCGACCTTCCGCCACTTCGCCGGCTGGGCCGACAAGGTCACCGGCAGTGTGATCCCGACGGCCGGCTACTTCGGCAAGCCCACCCACTCGTATACGGTCCGTGAACCGGTCGGGGTGATCGGCGCGATCATCCCGTGGAACACCCCACTGATGATCGCGGCGTGGAAGCTTGCCCCCGCGTTGGCGTGCGGAAACACCGTGGTCGTCAAGCCGCCGGAAGAAGCCCCGCTGTCGATCCTGCACCTCGGCAAGCTCCTCGAGGAGGCCGGCCTGCCCCCCGGCACCGTCAACATCGTGCCCGGCAACGGACCGGTGACCGGCAACGCCCTCGTCGAGCACCCGGACGTGGACAAGATCAGCTTCACCGGCAGCCCCTTCGTGGGCCGGTTGATCCAACAGAAGGCCGCGGACACCTTCAAGCGCGTCACCCTCGAGCTGGGCGGCAAGTCACCCCAGATCATCCTCGACGACGCCGACGTCGAAGCCGCGGTGCAAGGCACCGCGATGGGTCTGTTCTTCAACCAGGGTGAGGTCTGCGCCGCAGGAACCCGGGTCCTCGTTCAGCGGTCCCTGTACAGCGACGTGGTCGACGCGCTCAGCGCCGCCGCCGACGCCCAGGTCCTCGGCGACCCGTTCGACCCGTCCACCACGCTCGGCGCGCTGGTCAGTGCCAAGCAGCGGGACACAGTCCTGAGTTACATCGAGCAGGGCAAGAAGGAAGGCGCGAAGGTCGCGGCCGGCGGAACCCGCCCGGATCACCCCGGCTACTTCGTGCGGCCCACCATCTTCGCGAACGCAAACAACAACATGACCATCGCCCGCGAAGAGATCTTCGGCCCGGTCGGCACCGTCATCCCGTTCGACGAACCCGAGGAAGCGATCCGTCTGGCGAATGACACCAAATACGGTCTCGCCGCCAGCATCTGGACCCAGGACGTCTCCCGCGCCCACACCCTGTCCCGGACAGTGCGCGCCGGCGCCGTCTGGGTCAACGGCTGGGCCGCAATCGACCCCGCCCTGCCCTGGGGCGGCATGAAGACCAGCGGCATCGGCCGGGAACTCGGCTACGCCGGAATCCTCGCCAACACCGAGGAAAAGGTCATCACAATCGTCCTCTGA
- a CDS encoding ABC transporter ATP-binding protein produces MTTRRTLTDQPCLQLKGLVKRFGDITAVDGLDLQLGQAQVLALLGPNGAGKTTTIEMCEGFLEPDEGEISILGLDPTMDGERLRARIGVMLQGGGGYPGARAGEMLRVVAACAADPIDPDWLIRTLGLPDVVRTPYKRLSGGQQQRLSLACAIVGRPELVFLDEPTAGLDPQARHVVWELIHSLRRDGVSVVLTTHLMAEAEALADEVVILDRGRVVAAGPPKDLVRCGAEHQLRFTAVPGLDLGSLQEVLAGTHRVAETAPGAYLVDGLLSPQLIVTVTGWCARMNVLMTEFQVEQRSLEEYFLDLTGRELSYR; encoded by the coding sequence ATGACCACTCGGCGGACACTCACAGACCAGCCCTGCCTGCAGCTGAAAGGACTGGTCAAACGATTCGGTGACATCACCGCAGTAGATGGCCTCGACCTCCAACTCGGACAGGCTCAAGTGCTGGCCCTACTCGGCCCCAATGGCGCCGGGAAAACCACCACCATCGAAATGTGCGAGGGCTTCCTCGAACCGGACGAGGGCGAAATCTCGATCCTCGGGCTCGACCCCACCATGGACGGTGAGCGGCTCCGCGCCCGCATCGGTGTCATGCTCCAGGGCGGTGGCGGCTACCCCGGCGCCCGCGCCGGCGAGATGCTGCGGGTCGTGGCTGCCTGCGCTGCCGACCCGATCGACCCCGACTGGCTGATCCGTACTCTCGGACTTCCCGACGTGGTCCGCACCCCCTACAAACGTCTCTCCGGTGGCCAGCAGCAGCGCCTGTCGCTGGCCTGTGCGATCGTCGGTCGACCCGAACTGGTCTTCCTCGACGAGCCGACCGCCGGGCTCGATCCGCAGGCGAGGCACGTGGTGTGGGAACTGATTCACAGCCTGCGCCGAGACGGGGTAAGCGTGGTGCTCACCACGCACCTGATGGCCGAGGCCGAAGCCCTCGCGGACGAGGTCGTCATTCTCGATCGAGGTCGTGTCGTGGCCGCCGGGCCCCCGAAAGATCTGGTGCGGTGCGGCGCCGAACACCAGTTGCGTTTCACCGCGGTGCCCGGCCTGGACCTCGGATCACTGCAGGAGGTGCTCGCGGGTACTCACCGGGTCGCCGAAACGGCTCCCGGGGCGTACCTGGTGGACGGACTTCTCAGCCCCCAGCTGATCGTGACCGTCACCGGTTGGTGCGCTCGCATGAACGTCCTCATGACCGAATTCCAGGTCGAGCAGAGAAGCCTGGAAGAATACTTCCTTGATCTCACCGGACGAGAGCTGAGCTACCGATGA
- a CDS encoding ABC transporter permease, with the protein MTNMTFPGTHPQFSPGTFTPAPRTNTVPAVLTALTRLETTLLLRNGEQLLLTMLLPITFLVGLTMLPIGDFLTPRVDTVLPVILAVAIMSTGFTGQAIAVGFDRRYGALKRLGANAIPKWAMLTGKSAAVVIVVSVQSIILGTIGAALGWRPSVNETLTLAAVIALGTATFAALGLLLGGSLPAEIVLALANVLWFVQLGFCGISTVSKGQPSALQTVVDLTPSGALASALRFANEGTMHLANFTVLTAWAVAAIWLARKTFKFS; encoded by the coding sequence ATGACCAACATGACGTTTCCCGGTACCCATCCGCAGTTCTCGCCCGGCACGTTCACCCCGGCGCCGCGGACCAACACCGTCCCCGCAGTGCTGACGGCATTGACTCGGCTCGAGACCACTCTGCTGCTGCGCAACGGTGAGCAACTGCTACTGACCATGCTGCTCCCGATCACCTTCCTCGTGGGCCTGACGATGTTGCCAATCGGCGATTTTCTGACGCCGCGGGTCGATACCGTCCTCCCGGTCATCCTCGCGGTCGCGATCATGTCCACCGGTTTCACCGGCCAGGCGATCGCGGTGGGCTTCGATCGCCGCTATGGCGCGCTCAAGCGGCTCGGCGCCAACGCGATCCCCAAGTGGGCGATGCTCACCGGCAAGAGCGCCGCAGTGGTGATCGTCGTGTCGGTGCAGTCGATCATCCTCGGCACGATCGGAGCCGCCCTCGGATGGCGGCCGAGCGTCAACGAGACACTTACGCTCGCTGCAGTGATCGCGTTGGGGACAGCAACATTCGCAGCTCTCGGACTTTTGCTCGGCGGAAGTCTGCCCGCCGAAATCGTACTTGCGCTGGCCAACGTCCTCTGGTTCGTTCAGCTGGGATTCTGTGGGATCTCGACCGTGTCGAAGGGTCAGCCCAGCGCCCTGCAGACGGTTGTCGACCTGACCCCCTCCGGAGCCCTCGCCAGCGCACTCCGGTTCGCCAACGAGGGCACGATGCACCTCGCGAATTTTACCGTGCTGACGGCCTGGGCAGTGGCCGCGATCTGGCTTGCCAGAAAGACCTTCAAGTTCTCCTGA